The Gardnerella leopoldii genomic interval TAATTTGCAGTTCTTAATTTACGTTTCTTATTTACGATTCTTAATTTACGCTTTCTAATTTCCTCGAGACGCAATGAGCATAATACATTTTTCAAGCGCATAATTCGCATCACTAGATCCGCCTTTGCACTGCTCATCCGCCCAAGCTAAAGATTGCAAACATTTAGAAACACCTGCACTATTCCATCCAGCAAGCTGACGCATTGCCATTTTAAGAGCCCACGGGTTTACTTTCGCTTCAGCACTAGAAATCGTGCCGTTGCGAATTGCCATTGCGAGCGCAATTACACGTACTTTTGCAGCCAAAGCACCTATTAATGCTATGGCGTCAACTCCTTGAGCAATTGCAGTTCTTGCTGCAAGCACAGCAGAACCTGCATGACCTGCAACAGCTTTATCCGCAACAAAAAAGCCGGTAACTTGCGGATCTGCAATCAAGTATCGGTCGACAATATCAAGCGTTATTGGATTATCGTCATAGTCGAAGCATAATTGCGAGCATAATGCTGCAAGCTCCCCTGTTTTACTTCCCAAAACTGACACAAGACGTTGTGCTGCTTGAGGCTCAACGCTTCGATTGTGACGCTCAAATATGCTCATAACGAAGTTGAGCTTGGCATCGTCTTTTTTAAGATCCGGCACTGTAATTGTGTTTGCGCCAGCTTTCGTAAGGCGCGTAATAATAGACTTTCCTTTAAGCCCACCTTCGTGACGTGCAATAACCCAAGTTGCAGAAGAGTCTACAAAATTATTTTCGCTATTTTCACTATTTTGCGCTTGTTTGCAGAAATTTTCGATTGCGTCCACTAAAGACTCGTCTGCTTGTTGCAAATTATTTATTATTACAATCGTTCCGTCACCGAAAAGCGAAGGACCTACAGCTTCGTCAAATGCGTACTGATCCGCAGTTGACGCATCAAGTTCAATAATTTCAGCATCCGGAGCACTTTTTTGAACTTTTTCACGCACATTTCGAGCATTTAGCTCGTTTAAGTAAGCGTCACCTCCAACTACCAGCGTAACTGGCATAACGCGTTGCGCGCGCTTATTATTTGCTGCCATAATGCTCCTTAAACCAACCAACTCTTAACCATCATAATATTGCATTCGAATATGCGTGCGTGTTTGCTACTCTTCGAAAATTTTCTCTGCTTCTCGTAATGTTCGCTTTGCCGAAGCAGACCACAGTTGACCAATTATGCTAGCTCTTTGAGCATAATACTTATTGCGAAAAGCTCGCAAAGCTAGCATAAACAAAGCCAATATCACAAATTCTGCACACAACATTGCCCACGCTCCTGCAGCACCTTTTATCCATGGAAACACGCCAAAAGATACTTCATCGCACCAACACGCGCACTTTTGCATAAAGCTTGTTCCAATTGATGAAGCTCTTGCGAAAATAAGCGATAATCCATCGTTAAAGCTCGCACAAACTAGTGAAATTAAGCCGCACACTGTTGCCCAATCCATAAGAGGAGCGACTATTAGATTAGCTGGCACAGACATAAAAGACACTTCCGGTTGCATAAGAATTTGCACTGGCATAGTCCAAAATTGTGCAGAAAGCGTTATAGCTAGCGCAGAAGCAACACAAGATGGCATATATTTTGCAAGCGTTTTAGAAATCGGCACTCCCATAACAACAATTCCCAAAGTAGCTGCAGAAGAAAGAGCAAAAGCATAATCCCAAGCATACGAAGGGTTTACTAGTAACACTCCAATAACAGTCCAACTTAAAGCACTAACTGACTGGTATGGACGTTTGCAACACCACGCAACAGCGGATATTATTCCCATAATTAACGCTCGAAGCACAGATGCAGAAGGGTAAACTATCGCAGCCAAAGCAATTTGCAACGTAATTTGTATTAAAGATGTAGCCCAACGAGCCAACAGTAATCGTGCGCAAAACTTGCGAATAATCATACTAAGTAGCAAAAAGTGTCCGCCTGAAACTGCCATAACGTGCATGATTCCAGCATGTTGAAAATGTTGACGTGTCATATTCGCATAAGTTTCGTCGACAGGCTCAAGTGAACTTGCATCCTCTACTGGCACATATTCTTGCCCAAGCATGCCAACAGTTACTCCAGGAACCAACATTCTGCCTTGCATATCGAGCTTATTTGTTACGTCATAAAACGATTTCCACAAATTACTAACGGCTTTGTGCCAAAAGTCTGAGTCTTGTACAACATGCAAATTTCGTTGAGTTTTTTCTACATGCAATTCAGGCTTACTACTATCAAATCTCGAAGCTTTCACGCTAACAGGAACGCTTAGGCTAGAACCATAGCTAAGTTGCTTGCATATTGGCGAATACGCATACAGTCGCGCTTGAACGTAACTTTTTTGCGCATCAAACTTATGCACTTGAACATTAGCTTGGCAATCTCCTTTAAAACTTCTAGACGAGCGCACAGGAGTAACTACTGTAAATTCTGCAAAATGTGCGCACCCGGCATTATTTCCTCGAGAATACAGTGCTTTAGTAGGATTATTGCCGCGTATTTCTCGCATAATAACGTCACCAGATATCACATATTGAGTTATGTACGAAAGCATGAACGCAGCTACAAAAGCGTTTATTATCACTAAAACTGTTCTACGCCATATAAAAAACTTAAATTTTTTGCAAAATATAAAAATCGAAACTATAGTTGCATTGAATAAAACTATTGAAATGCAATAAATTATAGTAAAATCGCATAAGAATTTTCCAATTAAGCACCCAGCCCAGCACGCTGCAGCAACAGGAATCATACGAAAGTCACGACTTCCAGAAACGTTTTCTACTTTTTCTACGTTTTCTCGCATAATTCACCTATTTGACGTCAACATTCCCACGGAATTTATTCAAGGTTTTAGGCCCAATTCCTTTAATTTGCATCAAATCTTCTAAACTGCGAAAATAACCAACTCTTTTACGCTGAGCGATAATGCGCGCAGCAGTTTTGGGACCGATTCCTTTTAAGGTTTCTAGTTGATCAAGCGTTGCCGTGTTTATATTGATTCTGCCAGTGCTACTTTGATTAGAAGCAGTATTTTCGTTGCTTTTGTCGCTTTTGTTATTACTGTCGCTTTTGTCGTTACTATCACCTTTACTTCCTCTGTTACCTTTACTTCCGTCACCTCCGCTGTTTTCGTCGAGTTCATTACTTACACTTTTTTCTTCATCATCATTTTTATTGTTACCTTTTAAATCGCTAAAAGAATGCTTTTCGCGACTAGTATCGTCGTTTTCTATTGCAAACGCGCCTGCTTTTTCGTTCTGAACTCGTTGATATGTTAAGGATTGAGAAATAAGCATTGTCAAGCTTGCACAAAGAGCCGCAACTAGTATCAGCATTAAAGCAAGCGTATGTACAGGCTTCATGTGAAATCTAGGATGAGTTTTTCTACTTATAATTTCTTCATCAAAAGAATTACAAGCTTTTTCGCAATAGTCGTCACTAAAATTTTTATCAAAATTGCTGTTAGAAAATTCTTCTAAAGACGTTGCAATTCGTCTCCTAGGCAAATCAGACGCAGGCTTATTAAGCCTAAAATTATGCTCATGATTCTGCCCAAAATTCTGCTCAAAGTCTTCCATAAATCCCCCAACTCTTAAAGTTCTTAACTTAACTATTGGGCAACTTATAACACTTCGCAACAAAAATATGCGCCTGTGGTTAAAAGCAAAAAATGCTGTAAAGCACGAAAAATCGCGCAATACAGCATTAATTAAGCAGACTTTAGCTTCGACTCAGCTCTCGTCAGGCACAATAGACACAATCTTAGGAGCCTTCACAATCACCTTGCGCGGAGCCTTACCGCCCAAGCGATCAGCTACAGCTTCTAGCGCGAGCTTTTCAAGCTCAGAAGCGTCAATATTTGGGTCAACTTCAAGCTTTGCTCGAACCTTGCCCTTTATTTGCACAACTGCAGTAACAGTATCCTCACCAACGTAGCGAGAATCCGCAACAGGCCAATCTGCGTGAGCAATCGACTTTGCGTGTCCAAGCTTGCTCCACATTTCTTCGCAAATATGCGGCGCAATTGGAGCCAGCATAAGAACCAGCGGCTCGACAGCTGCTCGCGGCACGTGAGGAAGCGAAGTCAAGTGGTTGTTAAGCACAATCAGCTTAGCAATTGCAGTATTTGGACGCATTGCTTCCATTTCCACAGTCACTTCTGCAATTGTGTTGTTAAGAACCTTCAACGTCTTCTCGTCGAGTGCGTCGTCGGTTACCACGCAAGCTCCGGTTTCTTCGTTCACAACGTTACGCCACAAGCGCTGCAAGAATCGCATGCCACCAACAACGTTACGCGTATTCCACGGGCGAGATTCAGAAAGCGGACCCATGCTCATTTCGTACAAGCGGAACGTATCTGCACCGTAGTTCTCGTACATGTAGTCTGGAGTCACAATATTCTTTAAGCTCTTGCCCATTTTGCCGAACTCGCGGTTCACGCTCTCGCCATGCCATGTAAAGGTTGGCTCACCAGCGCTGTTTGAAGCACCTTCTTCAACCTCGTCAGCAGGAACGTACTGTCCGCGCTCATCCGTATAAGCGTAAGCCTGAATCATACCCTGGTTAAACAAGCGGTGGAATGGTTCAGCAGAATCCACGTAACCCAAGTCGTAAAGCGCCTTATGCCAGAAGCGCGAGTAAAGCAAGTGCAAAACTGCGTGCTCTACACCACCAACATAAAGGTCAACGCCGCCAGAAACATGCTCTTTGCCTGGACGGTTTGTGCCCATCCAGTAGTCGTATTCATCGCTGTCAACCATATGCTCAGCATCGTTTGGATCCAAGTAGCGCATGTAATACCAGCAAGAACCAGCCCAGTTCGGCATAGTGTTGGTGTCACGATAGTAGGTTTTTACGCCATTGCCAAGGTCGAGCTGAACTTTTACCCAATCTTCGTTTCGGCTCAAAGGTGCTTCAGGCTCCGAATTTGCATCGTCTGGAGCGTAAGTTTTTGGCTGATAATCAGGAACGTCCGGCAATGCAATTGGAAGCTCGCTATCTGGCACTAAGTGAGCAACACCATCTTCGTCATAAACGATTGGGAATGGCTCACCCCAGTAGCGCTGGCGAGAGAACAGCCAGTCGCGAAGTCGGTAAGAAACCCTACCTTTTCCTACGCCTGCAGCTTCAAGCCAAGTAGTCACCTTTTTAATAGCTTCGTCTACGCGCAAACCGTTAATAGACAAAGCGTCACCAAGCTTGTGCGTATGTTCTACTGCTGAATTAATAACAATTCCGTCGTGAGAAACAAACGGAGCTTTACCTTCGTAATCTGCCAACTTTTCTTCGGAATCAGGCAAAGGCTCAACAGTGTAAATTACTGGCAAACCGAATGCTTTTGCGAAATCATAATCGCGCTGGTCGCCGCCAGGAACCGCCATAATTGCGCCTGTACCGTAACCCATAAGCACGTAGTCAGCAGCAAACAGCGGAAGTTTTGCTCCAGTTACAGGATTAATTGCGTAAAGACCAGTAAACAAGCCGGTTTTTGCTCCTGCATCTTCCGTGCGATCTTTAGCAGTCTTCGCGCGAGCTTGAGCTTGATACTCTGCCAAGCCTTCTTTAAGACTTGCGTAACCGCCCTTCCAGCTTTCTGGAACGTCCGCACCCCAAGCTTCTGGAACATGCTCAAGAATTGGGTGATCTACGGAAACAACCGCAAACGTTGTACCAAAAAGCGTGTCTGGACGAGTAGTGTACACTTCCAAATCGCGCGTTTCGCCGTCCGCACATGGCACTTCAAAGTGCACAGATGCACCGTGAGATTCGCCGATCCAGTTTCGCTGCATAAGCTTAACTTTTTCTGGCCAATCAATAGTGTTCAAATCTTCCACCAAGCGGTGTCCGTAAGCGGTAATTCGCATGGACCACTGGCGAAGGTTGCGCTGGAATACTGGGAAGTTTCCGCGTTCAGACTTACCTTCTGCAGTAACTTCCTCGTTTGCAAGCACAGTTCCCAAGCCTGGGCACCAATTTACAGGAGATTTAGAAATATAAGCAATACGGAAATTGTTTAATACATCCGCTTGCTCTACTTTATTAAGCTCTTCCCACTTTTTGCCTGTAAAACCAGGAATTTCGCGCTTGCCGCTCTTAAACTCATCAACGAGTTCAGCAATCGGACGAGCAGAACCCTTTCCGCCGTCCTTGCGTACAAAATCAGTGTCATACCAAGCGTCATAAAGCTTCGAGAAAATCCATTGCGTCCAACGCACATAATTTGTGTCAATCGTTGCAAAAGACCTACGATCGTCAAAGCTCAAGCCCATACGATGCAACTGCCTGCGCATATTAGCAATATTTGCCTCAGTGGTGATGCGCGGATGCTGACCAGTTTGAACAGCATACTGTTCTGCTGGCAAACCAAAAGCGTCGTAACCCATTGCATGAAGAACATTCTCACCCTTCATGCGATGGTAACGGCTTACAACATCCGTTGCCAAATATCCAAGAGGATGTCCAACGTGTAAGCCTTTGCCGGAAGGATACGGGAACATGTCCATTGCAAAGAAAGAAGGACGACCGTCAGCAAGCTTGCCTTCGCCATCCTTCAAATCGCCTTTAACATTAGCAGCCCAGAACGTGCCTTGTTCATCCCAGGTTTTTTGCCAGCGCTGCTCAATATCTTGTGCGAGCTGCGCGTTGTAACGAAAAGCTGGCTCAGCAATAGTAGCTTTGTTGTCAGCTGTTGCATACTGTTGATCGTTGTCGTTCATACCCTAGGACTATAGCGTCTAATATCGTCATTACGCAACACTTTTTACAAGTTTTGTTGATATTTTATTAAGAAAATATGTGGTTTTAACGTAAGTTTTCCTAATATGCGCACAAGATTAAGATTTTATGATTATTTCGCAAAATAAATCATTACAATAGTAAATAAACTTTTTGAGCAAATAAAGATTAGAAAATTAGGTAAAATTCAATAAAACTATAAATATTAAAGAGGTTGTGAATTGAAAGTACAAAAAAATACGTTACTTCTTATTGCTTGCTTAGTTTGGGGAGCTGCTGGTTTTAATATTCTTAAGATTGGCTTATTGGCATACCCAAATTATTTGCAGCCACTAAATTACGCTTTATCGTTATTAGTTTTTGCAATATTCCAATTCCTTATTTTTGGAAAACTCGTTAAAAAACATACTCAAAGAATTAACGGCTATGTGGAAGAAAAGCAGTTTTTCCTTAAATTCTTTGACGTTAAATCTTTTATAATCATGGCTTTTATGATGACTTTTGGAATTGTTCTTCGTGCAACAAATATCGCTCCAGAACGCTTTATTGCCGTGTTTTATACGGGATTAGGCTCCGCATTAGCCTTAGCAGGATTACTTTTTGGATATCAATTTGTTAAAACTGTATGTCCGCATTACAAAAACACTCATACTATGCAATAGTGCTTACAAACACTTGTAACACCAGCAACATTACTAAGGAATATTTGACTATCACTCTACGTAAGGAAGTTACTATGAATCATGTTATGAAACGTTATATTAATACGTCTTTGTTGTATGCTGTCCTCGCCATGATTGGCGGCGTCTTTTATCGCGAATTTACAAAATTTAATGCTTTCCATGCAAAAAGTATGCTTGCTGTAGTTCACACACACTACTTTATGCTTGGCATGGTTGTTTTTCTGTTACTTATACTAGTTGAGAAAAACTTCAGTTTTAGTAACGAAAAAACTACGAGAATCTTAATAACTTATCATATTGGACTCAACCTAACAGCAGTAATGATGATTACTCGTGGAATTGCACAAGTACTACGTCTACATCTCAGTCCATCTATAGATTTTGCCATAACTGGTTTAGCAGGAATCGGACACATCCTACTTGGCGTAAGTATTGTACTCATCTTATTGCAAATTAAACGCAGCATCGCTCATTGTGCTAATACTTCAGTAAAATAGTGAGCTTGGGAATAATTTAATTTATTAATAAATATTTTATTAAGTATGTAGCGCATGTTTCGTATGCGCTACTACGTTAAGAAGGCTTCTATGAACAACGCTGTATATAAGAAAAGTAGATTATACGCGCCTGAGCGTTTCTTTGAATGCGAAGGTAAAGGCTTAAAATGGCTTTCTGAAGCTCACAAATACGGCGGCCCTAGAGTGGCTGAAGTATTTGATTGGGGAAACGGTTACCTTAATATTGAGCGCATTGACACTCACTCAGCAACACCACTTGCTGCATTTGAGTTTGGTGCAGCGCTCGCTCATATGCACGATTACGGTGCAAAATATTTTGGTGAAGCACCAGCAGATTACGATGGCACATGCTATTTTGGACCTTTAAGTGATCCAGTTGAAATGCCAACTGGCACTTGGAGTAATGTTATTGACTACCTTGCGGACGGACGATTGCGCCCTATGGTTGAGCTTGGGATTGCTCGCGGAGAGCTTACTAAAAGCGACTTAGATCTTACAAACGAAGTTATTGATGCGCTGCCTGATTTATTAGGAAAAGCTGCAGAAGATAAGCCTGCTCGAGTTCACGGAGACTTGTGGAGCGGAAACGTGTTATGGACTAAAAGTTCAGACGGCGAACACACTGAAGCTGTTCTAATCGACCCTGCAGCACATGGTGGGCACCGCGAAGAAGATTTAGCGATGCTTCATTTATTTGGAATCAGCTATTTTAAGCAGATTTTAGACGGCTATCAGTCTGTTCATCCACTTAAAGCAGGTTTTGAGCAGCGCATGATTATTTGGCAGCTCTACCCTATTGCAGGACATTGCGTGTTCTTTGGTGGAGGCTACGTGAGCGAATACCGTAATATGTGCGAAAGTCTTATAAAAAGTTCTATAAGATAATTTTGCTCACTAAAATAGCAATGTAAGTATTTAGCACACGGCTATATACAATGTTAGAAGATAGTTACAAGTAGAACACATATAGACAGCAACAGATAGACCACGAAACGAGAGGTCACTACTATGATTCGTTTGTGCAACAGAACTATGCATCGTTCTTTAGTTATGCTGACAGCATTAGTTACGATGCTTTTTGTTGTTAGCTCGTGCGCAAGTTCAACAAAAACTTCTTTAAAATCTGAAAATAAAGAACAAGCGAACCACGGTAACGTTATTGTTTTTACTCCATCAGATGGATTGGCAATAACACGTAATAAGCCTCTAAGCACGTGGGATATACTGGTCCCAGAATTAATAAAATCGTTAAAAGATAAGGGATTTGACGATAATTCTATTACTACTAAAACTTCTTCTAGCCTTTCAGAACAAAGCCGCGATGTGCAAGATTATGTAGTAAATTTGCTAAGCTCATTGAACAATGCAAAACAGAATAATTCAGAAAAGCACAATTCTGTTTCCGAAAATTCAAAAGTCAAAAAACAATTAAGCAAAACGACAATTGTTATAGCTCCATGGACTAACAAAAACGGCAATAATAACTATGGAGATTATGCAACATTACCTGCGTCTAATTCTGAAAATACGCAAAAATCAAATACTCAGGACTTAAATTTACAAAATGCCGATAACTCTCAATCATCCAAAGATGAGCTTAATGCAGAAAAACGATTGGCATCATCACTTAGCCTAGCAAAAAAGGCAGGAATACACGTTGTTATGCTCTCACGACGTGTTAGCGGTTTCAAACCTGATGTGATGTTCCATTTATCTGACGCAAGAACCATTGGCGAAATTCAAGCAACAACTCTGGTACAAAAAATCGCTCTAGATCGTGCAACTAAAGAAAATCCACGCTACATTGAAGTTCTTTTGCCATGTCACAATCAAAAAAATATTAATGCAAACAATAATAATCAACAAAATAACAGCGACGAAGCAAGCGAGGATGATGATTCTAACAACAATACGCATGCAAATAGCGAAACAGCATTCCATGATGATTTTGCTGAAGAAGCATTCGCTGGCATTTGGAAAGTTTTGAGACCATATTTTGCTTCGGGGACATTAATAAGCACTTCTGGAAGACTGAATGTGAATAGTAGCGAAAAAGACTGGACCAATGTTGCTTTCGACGCAGATGTAGCTGACTCTGTGAAAAATGAGTTAACAAAACGAATTACGAGAAGTACAAGTCTTTTTTCACACTCAAGGCATCGCGTTGATGGAATTATTGCACTCGATGATCAAATTGCTTTACAAGCCGTACAAGCACTAAACGATCTCGGTTATGAAGGAAGCGCAGCAGATATAAACCCATCTTTCAATTTGCCGGACGTTATCGGAAACTTCATAGGGAAACGAGATCTTAATAAAAGACCAGTTCCTGCTCCAAAAGATTCTGCGAAGAAAACCGAAAAAGAGTTACAACAACAGCAGAAAAAAGATGAGGAAGAAGAATCAGAAGCAAAGAAATGGCCAGTAATAACTGGTTATGGCGCGTACAAAAATATTATGCCAAACATTGTGAGCGGAAAGCAATGGATGACAACTATAGAAAATCATAAGCAGATTGTTCAAGATCTTACTGCTACTTGTTATTCTTTGAACAGAAACGGTAAACTTGACAAAAAAATCGCTACAGTGCAAACAAAAATTGAACACGGGGAAACTGTCCCTACTGTTAACGAGCGACTAGTGGCAGTAAGCGCAACAAATCTAAAGTCACGTTTAATTGACCCAGGCTACGTATCATTAGCAGACGCAGGCTTGTAAATACAATTTTTAGATGCAAGTTGTGAAATATAATTTGTGGAACGCAATCTGTAGCTTCAGGCTAACTTCAAGTTATATTCCACGAATTTACACGCAGCTAACGTTTGCGTGGAGCATAAATAACATGTTCGATAAGGTCGTTATAACGCTCTACAACAACTTGACGACGCGCCTTTAAACTTGGCGTAATCAAACCGTTTGCTTGAGTAAACTCATCTGGAACTATTTCGAACTTGCGAATAGACTCAGCTCTAGAAACTAGCTCATTTGCTTTGCTAACAGCACGCTCAACTTCTGCTCGCACAATACCGTTACGTGAAGCCTCTTTTAAAGAACGTACAGGGCATGCGCCACGCGAAGAAAGCCAAGTATTTACTTCTGATAAATCGAGCGCAATAATTGCTGAAACAAACGGCTTCCTGTCTCCAATAACAACAGCTTGAGAAATAATAGGTGAAGACATTAATGAAGCTTCTAACGCATTTGGAGATAAGTTCTTACCGCCAGCAGTAATAATAAGATCTTTCTTTCTGCCTGTAATACGCACAAAACCGTCATCGTCTAAAGACCCAAAATCTCCCGTATGCAACCAGCCATTTACAATCTGCTGTTTGGTAAGCTCAGGATTATTATGGTAGCCTTTGCATACTGCAGGACTCTTAATGCACAATTCACCATCGTCAGCAATAGCAACAGATACACCCTTTACAGGCAAACCAACGGTACCAATGCGATAACCTGTCGTAGGATTCACCATAGAAGGTGCACAAGTTTCTGTCATTCCATAGCCTTCTAGAAGAGGCAAACCAATGCCATTAAAGAAATGCGCAATCGACAAATCTAAAGGAGCGCCGCCCGAAATAGCGTATGAAACAGAGCCTCCAAATACGTGTAGTAGTGGAGCATACACTAATTTTTTACATATTGAATGGCTAAGAGCAAGCATTGGAGGAACCATTGAACTAGACTGCTGAGCGCGAGACCATTCGCGAGCAACCTTAGACGCATAAGCAAAAATAAAACCTTTTACTCCCCTGCCTGCTTTTTGAGAAGCAGCATTGTAAATCTTCTCAAAAATGCGTGGAACACCAAGAATAAATGTTGGTTTAAAAGTTTGAAAATCAGACAATACAGTTTTCAAATTACTCGTCAAACCAAGAGTTATATTTCCAGCAAAGCAGAACAATTGCATAAACCTAGCAAAAACGTGCGCAAGAGGCAAGAACAGCAAAAGACGCGGGCTGTCTTTTATCGCAATATCTGGCATAGAAATAACACCTGATTTAGCAATAAAAACAAAATTGCTATGAGTAAGCTCAATTCCTTTTGGCTCACCAGTTGAACCTGAAGTGTATACAATTGTTGCTATGTCACTTCCATTAACAGCGTGCACTCGCTCATAAAATTCAGCATCAGTTACTGCTTTACCGTATTCAATGCACGCGTCGATAGCACCACGATTCATTACATATACGTCGTGAAGAGTAGGACATTCTTCCTGAACAGCCTCTACTTTTGGCAACATTTCAGGAGACTCCACAAATATTGAACATACTTGAGAATCTTGAACAATATGTTGTATTTGCAGCGAAGAGCTTGTTTCATAAATTGGCACTGTCAATGCGCCTATAGACATAATAGCCATATCAAGAACTGTCCATTGCCATGAAGTGTGAGCAATAATTGACACAGCGTCACCAGGCATTACTCCTCTAGCAATAAAGCCTTTAGCAACAGCTATTACCTTATCTCTAAATTCTTCAGCAGTATATGACTTCCAAACGCCGTCAGTTCCAACGTATTCAACCAAAGAACCATTAGGATTGCGCTCTGCTCGCTCTTCTAGCAGTGAGAAAACATTAACATCTGTATTAATAGACTCATCAAGTGGACGAGAATATTCTTGCATATTAGCTCCTCTATCTGCTGAATTGACGTATATCTTTACTATACGCGATTTGCAAGCCTTCGCATATGCGAATATCTACAAGATTGTAATCAATTTTGTTCATTTATCTACAAATATCTACGATATAAATATATTATTTTGCTCATTCCACAGGCTTAAGCACAATGCGACGCTTAACAGTCATTCTTTCAGGATTAACATATGTGCGATTTTTACGCTTTAAACCCCACTGCACACAAGTTGTGCCGCAATGGTCCGAATCTCCTTCGACATGTGCAAAATTCTGACCTTTTTTCACAAAAACACCAACGCTAAACTTTGTTACAGCAGGCTCAAAAGTGGATGTCAGTTCACCATGCCTAATAGTCACAACTGATTTACCAGCGACTTTACCAGCAAAACTAATAACGCCATCTGCAGGCGCAAATAAAGGAGTCCCTGTGCTTGCAGCTAAATCTACGCCACGATGCCCAGCCATCCAAGGTTTAGGCGGAGGATTAAAAGCTTTTACTATTTGTGCAGGTTTCACAGGCCATTGCATAGCTGACTTGCATGTTTTTTCACTATAATCACCTTTAGAAAGAGCACACTTGTGGCAACATGTCACAGCAGATTCTACAACATAATATTTAAGATGATGATTATTTTGCGAAATTTCGGGTTGTAAAAACAGCGCATCTAATAAAATAACTGAGATTATAAAAATCCCCAAACAGGCAGATATTTTGTAATATAATCCATAATTTTTGCGAATACACATATATTCCCCATCCATATTTTTATAAAACGACTTTTATAAAAGTTTTGCAGCTAATTTGCGAAAATCATAAGCTTTTAAAGCATTGTGGATAAAACATATGCTTATAATCACTATTTCGACACGCCAAAACACGCCATATTTGCATCTTTGAAAATTCCGTGTAATATAAATGTCTTGTGCACAGCGCTTAGTTGAGCACAAGATATTCCTGCGTAGCTCAGTTGGCAGAGCGTTCGACTGTTAATCGAATGGTCGCTGGTTCAAGCCCAGCCGCAGGAGCCATAAAGCCACTGGTTTTCCAGTGGCTTTTTGCGTTAAATATTACGACTTGCATCCACAAGCAAAATCTTGATTGTTTAGCGCTCATGAGCGTGGCTAACATAAACATTTTGGCGTATTATATA includes:
- a CDS encoding DUF2871 domain-containing protein, with the protein product MNHVMKRYINTSLLYAVLAMIGGVFYREFTKFNAFHAKSMLAVVHTHYFMLGMVVFLLLILVEKNFSFSNEKTTRILITYHIGLNLTAVMMITRGIAQVLRLHLSPSIDFAITGLAGIGHILLGVSIVLILLQIKRSIAHCANTSVK
- a CDS encoding fructosamine kinase family protein, which codes for MFRMRYYVKKASMNNAVYKKSRLYAPERFFECEGKGLKWLSEAHKYGGPRVAEVFDWGNGYLNIERIDTHSATPLAAFEFGAALAHMHDYGAKYFGEAPADYDGTCYFGPLSDPVEMPTGTWSNVIDYLADGRLRPMVELGIARGELTKSDLDLTNEVIDALPDLLGKAAEDKPARVHGDLWSGNVLWTKSSDGEHTEAVLIDPAAHGGHREEDLAMLHLFGISYFKQILDGYQSVHPLKAGFEQRMIIWQLYPIAGHCVFFGGGYVSEYRNMCESLIKSSIR
- a CDS encoding substrate-binding domain-containing protein translates to MIRLCNRTMHRSLVMLTALVTMLFVVSSCASSTKTSLKSENKEQANHGNVIVFTPSDGLAITRNKPLSTWDILVPELIKSLKDKGFDDNSITTKTSSSLSEQSRDVQDYVVNLLSSLNNAKQNNSEKHNSVSENSKVKKQLSKTTIVIAPWTNKNGNNNYGDYATLPASNSENTQKSNTQDLNLQNADNSQSSKDELNAEKRLASSLSLAKKAGIHVVMLSRRVSGFKPDVMFHLSDARTIGEIQATTLVQKIALDRATKENPRYIEVLLPCHNQKNINANNNNQQNNSDEASEDDDSNNNTHANSETAFHDDFAEEAFAGIWKVLRPYFASGTLISTSGRLNVNSSEKDWTNVAFDADVADSVKNELTKRITRSTSLFSHSRHRVDGIIALDDQIALQAVQALNDLGYEGSAADINPSFNLPDVIGNFIGKRDLNKRPVPAPKDSAKKTEKELQQQQKKDEEEESEAKKWPVITGYGAYKNIMPNIVSGKQWMTTIENHKQIVQDLTATCYSLNRNGKLDKKIATVQTKIEHGETVPTVNERLVAVSATNLKSRLIDPGYVSLADAGL
- a CDS encoding AMP-dependent synthetase/ligase, with translation MQEYSRPLDESINTDVNVFSLLEERAERNPNGSLVEYVGTDGVWKSYTAEEFRDKVIAVAKGFIARGVMPGDAVSIIAHTSWQWTVLDMAIMSIGALTVPIYETSSSLQIQHIVQDSQVCSIFVESPEMLPKVEAVQEECPTLHDVYVMNRGAIDACIEYGKAVTDAEFYERVHAVNGSDIATIVYTSGSTGEPKGIELTHSNFVFIAKSGVISMPDIAIKDSPRLLLFLPLAHVFARFMQLFCFAGNITLGLTSNLKTVLSDFQTFKPTFILGVPRIFEKIYNAASQKAGRGVKGFIFAYASKVAREWSRAQQSSSMVPPMLALSHSICKKLVYAPLLHVFGGSVSYAISGGAPLDLSIAHFFNGIGLPLLEGYGMTETCAPSMVNPTTGYRIGTVGLPVKGVSVAIADDGELCIKSPAVCKGYHNNPELTKQQIVNGWLHTGDFGSLDDDGFVRITGRKKDLIITAGGKNLSPNALEASLMSSPIISQAVVIGDRKPFVSAIIALDLSEVNTWLSSRGACPVRSLKEASRNGIVRAEVERAVSKANELVSRAESIRKFEIVPDEFTQANGLITPSLKARRQVVVERYNDLIEHVIYAPRKR
- a CDS encoding M23 family metallopeptidase; translation: MCIRKNYGLYYKISACLGIFIISVILLDALFLQPEISQNNHHLKYYVVESAVTCCHKCALSKGDYSEKTCKSAMQWPVKPAQIVKAFNPPPKPWMAGHRGVDLAASTGTPLFAPADGVISFAGKVAGKSVVTIRHGELTSTFEPAVTKFSVGVFVKKGQNFAHVEGDSDHCGTTCVQWGLKRKNRTYVNPERMTVKRRIVLKPVE